A single genomic interval of uncultured Desulfobulbus sp. harbors:
- a CDS encoding phage minor head protein: protein MADGIDLSHAFELPPEEAMAYFRAKGYAISWDWWEVWERAHAVAFTVAKVMRQDILVDIRQALDAALAEGKPFREFASELTPTLKKKGWWGRLTDDYGETVQLGSPWRLRTIYSVNLQTAYMAGRYATQMELTGERPYWMYTAVMDGRTRPGHAALHGMVFRYDDPIWESLYPPNGWNCRCRVRALSLYKLGQLGKTVMSSEGLLHSEDMLVSKKTGELRRVTVFEGEVQGGSIRMAPDVGWSSNAARDYLRRKAA, encoded by the coding sequence ATGGCGGACGGGATTGACCTGAGCCACGCCTTTGAGCTACCCCCGGAAGAGGCCATGGCCTATTTCCGGGCCAAGGGCTACGCCATCAGCTGGGACTGGTGGGAGGTGTGGGAACGGGCACATGCAGTTGCCTTTACCGTGGCCAAGGTGATGCGCCAGGACATTCTGGTAGATATCCGGCAAGCCCTCGATGCGGCCCTGGCCGAGGGCAAGCCGTTTCGGGAATTCGCCAGCGAGCTGACCCCGACCCTCAAGAAGAAGGGCTGGTGGGGCAGGCTGACCGACGATTACGGCGAGACAGTGCAGCTGGGCAGCCCCTGGCGGTTGCGGACCATCTACAGCGTCAACCTGCAGACCGCCTACATGGCCGGCCGCTATGCCACCCAGATGGAGCTGACCGGGGAGCGCCCGTACTGGATGTACACGGCGGTGATGGATGGCCGTACCCGGCCGGGGCATGCCGCCCTGCACGGGATGGTGTTCCGCTATGATGACCCGATCTGGGAGAGCCTCTACCCGCCCAACGGCTGGAACTGCCGTTGCCGGGTGCGGGCACTGTCGCTCTACAAGCTGGGGCAGCTGGGCAAGACGGTGATGAGCAGCGAGGGACTGCTCCACAGCGAAGACATGCTGGTGAGCAAAAAAACCGGCGAGCTGCGGCGGGTGACCGTGTTCGAGGGCGAGGTGCAGGGAGGATCTATCCGTATGGCACCGGATGTGGGCTGGAGCAGCAATGCGGCCAGGGACTACCTGCGGAGGAAAGCGGCGTGA
- a CDS encoding phage tail tube protein, with protein sequence MAQAKGSRSQVTIQKEDSFGVAPGTPEAQLLYYSTCSLALNRGQEQDDTLRGNRNPTKAMRGKDDVSGELAANMQAYNGLLLLGLMGEVTTSGSSAPYTHLFTVGDELPSFLIEKGFLDIGQYFRYLGCKIGSMKVSFTPAGAQKMTFSLMGAQEVTDSSAFDAAPADLSYAPFDGFALATLEEGGSTIANVTAVDLEMSNDLDGDQYLLGGQGKRADIPEGTVAVTGTLKARFTDLSLYTKAINDTTTSLKMIFTRGTGVGTAENESLEFYIPELTFTPKAPPISGPKGIVVELPFVGYYGTDVGESALQITLKSPTAAIE encoded by the coding sequence ATGGCACAGGCAAAAGGATCCCGCAGCCAGGTCACTATTCAAAAAGAAGACAGCTTCGGCGTGGCACCGGGAACACCGGAGGCCCAGTTACTCTATTATTCCACCTGCTCGCTGGCCCTGAACCGGGGCCAGGAACAGGACGATACCTTGCGGGGCAACCGCAACCCCACCAAGGCCATGCGCGGCAAGGACGATGTGAGCGGCGAGCTGGCGGCCAACATGCAGGCCTACAACGGGCTGTTGCTGTTGGGGCTGATGGGCGAGGTGACCACCAGCGGCAGCTCCGCCCCCTACACCCACCTGTTTACAGTGGGCGATGAGTTGCCCTCGTTCCTGATCGAAAAGGGCTTTCTCGATATCGGCCAGTACTTCCGTTACCTCGGCTGCAAGATCGGCTCGATGAAGGTGAGCTTCACCCCGGCCGGGGCGCAGAAGATGACCTTCTCCCTCATGGGCGCCCAGGAGGTGACGGACTCCAGCGCCTTTGATGCAGCGCCTGCGGATCTGAGCTATGCCCCCTTTGACGGCTTTGCCCTGGCAACGCTTGAGGAAGGCGGCAGCACCATTGCCAATGTAACCGCCGTTGATCTGGAGATGAGCAACGATCTCGACGGCGATCAGTACCTGCTGGGCGGTCAGGGCAAACGGGCCGATATCCCCGAGGGTACGGTTGCGGTCACCGGCACGCTCAAGGCCCGGTTCACCGACCTGAGCTTGTACACCAAGGCGATCAACGATACCACCACCAGCCTGAAGATGATCTTCACTCGTGGAACCGGTGTCGGCACGGCGGAGAACGAAAGCCTGGAGTTTTACATTCCGGAGCTGACCTTCACCCCAAAGGCGCCGCCGATCAGCGGCCCCAAGGGCATTGTCGTGGAGCTGCCCTTTGTCGGCTACTACGGCACCGATGTGGGAGAGAGCGCCCTGCAGATTACCCTCAAGAGCCCGACGGCCGCGATTGAATAA
- a CDS encoding phage protein Gp36 family protein, with the protein MIIITSKIEGFRRCGVAHPTTPTEYPDDRFNEKQLAILEKEPMLVLKRAADPEKKKDGKAYPMAYSDLSVLRQRMPEQTLIDLSDDSGAGAVDQEVVDRAVADADTEIDSYLAGRYPVPVEPVPALLQRLSLDLAIEILYGRRPDLDMPEAVSRAAKNARALLARIAAKDAHLPSVAEMDNSGGAAAGAMFIGSGRLFSREKLKGM; encoded by the coding sequence ATGATCATCATCACAAGCAAGATAGAGGGCTTCCGCCGCTGCGGCGTAGCCCATCCGACAACCCCGACCGAGTATCCCGACGATCGGTTCAACGAAAAGCAGCTGGCCATTCTGGAGAAGGAACCCATGCTGGTGCTGAAACGGGCAGCGGATCCGGAGAAGAAAAAGGACGGCAAGGCATACCCCATGGCCTACAGCGACCTGAGCGTCCTGCGGCAGCGCATGCCCGAACAGACCCTGATCGACCTGAGCGACGATAGTGGTGCCGGTGCGGTTGATCAGGAGGTGGTCGACCGGGCTGTTGCCGACGCCGACACCGAGATCGACAGCTATCTTGCCGGCCGGTACCCGGTGCCGGTGGAGCCGGTGCCGGCCCTGCTGCAGCGGCTGTCGCTCGACTTGGCCATAGAGATCCTCTACGGCAGGCGGCCGGATCTCGACATGCCCGAGGCGGTATCGAGGGCGGCGAAGAATGCCCGTGCGCTCCTGGCCCGGATAGCGGCCAAGGACGCCCATCTTCCGAGTGTGGCCGAGATGGACAACAGCGGCGGTGCTGCTGCCGGGGCCATGTTCATCGGCTCGGGCCGGCTGTTCAGCCGTGAAAAGCTGAAGGGTATGTGA
- a CDS encoding DUF3486 family protein, translating into MPPRNKVYTLPEPIRAWLDETLAANGGQQFAALEAQLKAKGFAISDSALQRYHAGDLQPRLQALKLATESARTVAAAMGENDGTMLEALTGLCQERLFTLLMEVDTSTIDGGILAKLARAIGDLARASINVKKHVADARAKALEEAAEVVEQTATQRGYSVEEARFWREKVLGVKS; encoded by the coding sequence ATGCCGCCGAGAAACAAGGTCTATACCCTGCCGGAGCCGATCCGGGCCTGGCTGGATGAGACCCTGGCAGCCAACGGCGGCCAGCAGTTTGCCGCCCTGGAGGCCCAACTGAAGGCCAAGGGATTTGCGATCAGCGACTCGGCCCTGCAGCGCTACCATGCCGGGGATCTGCAACCCCGGCTGCAGGCACTCAAGCTGGCCACCGAAAGCGCGCGCACCGTGGCGGCCGCCATGGGCGAGAACGACGGCACCATGCTGGAGGCCCTGACCGGGCTCTGCCAGGAGCGGTTGTTCACCCTGCTGATGGAGGTGGACACCAGCACCATCGACGGCGGCATCCTGGCCAAGCTGGCCCGTGCCATTGGTGACTTGGCCCGCGCAAGCATCAACGTCAAGAAGCATGTGGCGGACGCCCGGGCCAAGGCACTGGAGGAAGCGGCGGAGGTCGTCGAACAGACCGCGACGCAGCGGGGCTACTCGGTTGAAGAAGCACGGTTCTGGAGAGAGAAAGTACTGGGAGTTAAATCATGA
- a CDS encoding Gp37 family protein, with the protein MGLLSVRTAVLEQLETVSGVRTVEPFAGDLDALFRDTSPRPSLHLLYAGTAHGEQETQGSPVQPVPTRQIWTVLIAVSGRKNPATTEGDALELIDAVREALAGFVIGNDHLWPLGVAFLKSKNGVLVYGADFYLDTEE; encoded by the coding sequence ATGGGGCTGTTGTCGGTACGGACCGCCGTGCTTGAGCAACTGGAGACCGTGAGTGGGGTGCGCACGGTGGAACCCTTTGCCGGCGATCTTGACGCACTGTTCCGCGATACCTCGCCCCGGCCAAGCCTGCATCTGCTGTATGCCGGAACAGCCCATGGCGAACAGGAGACCCAGGGCAGCCCGGTGCAACCGGTGCCGACCCGGCAGATCTGGACCGTGCTGATCGCGGTCTCGGGGAGGAAGAACCCGGCAACCACCGAGGGAGATGCCCTGGAGTTGATCGATGCGGTCCGGGAAGCCCTGGCCGGGTTCGTGATCGGCAACGACCACCTCTGGCCCTTGGGAGTGGCCTTTCTCAAAAGCAAAAATGGCGTGCTGGTCTATGGCGCCGACTTTTATCTCGATACGGAGGAATAA
- a CDS encoding phage protease: MSRQTTSNKGGVERIILPVALNFEIRDNILPDRVDLVPAGAKITGVDGRIFYNPRPQAVVDWLNQRGRDLVLDFEHATELKAPKGDPAPAAAWIHDYRVEQDGRITGAVKTWTPAGEEAVLNREYRYLSPALAISRMTGNVVGIQSVGLTNKPNLAIPALNHEQQEDPMLDTKKILKALGLSEDASEEVALNAVAKLQTDLQTALNSAKTPPMEKFVPRADYELALNRAATAEAKIAQGEREKLEGEIDTAINQAVTDGKIAPASKEYYTAMCRTEGGLEQFRTFIASAPKILADSGLGGKKPGETVTALNAQEKDICAKLGITEEEYLKTTL, encoded by the coding sequence ATGAGCAGGCAAACAACATCGAATAAGGGCGGAGTGGAACGGATCATCCTGCCGGTAGCGCTTAATTTCGAGATCCGGGACAACATTCTCCCGGATCGTGTGGACCTGGTGCCCGCCGGGGCGAAAATCACCGGTGTGGACGGACGGATCTTTTACAACCCCAGACCCCAGGCCGTAGTCGACTGGCTCAATCAGCGGGGACGTGACCTGGTGCTCGATTTCGAGCATGCCACCGAGTTGAAGGCCCCCAAGGGGGACCCGGCACCGGCTGCTGCCTGGATCCATGACTACCGGGTTGAACAGGACGGCCGGATCACCGGCGCCGTTAAAACCTGGACCCCGGCGGGTGAGGAGGCGGTGTTGAACCGCGAGTACCGCTATCTCAGCCCGGCCCTGGCCATCAGCAGGATGACCGGCAATGTCGTCGGCATCCAGAGTGTCGGCCTGACCAATAAACCCAATCTGGCCATTCCGGCCCTCAATCATGAGCAACAGGAGGATCCCATGCTCGATACCAAGAAAATTTTAAAGGCGCTCGGCCTGTCCGAAGATGCCAGCGAAGAGGTTGCGCTCAACGCGGTGGCCAAACTGCAAACCGACCTGCAGACCGCCCTCAACAGCGCCAAGACCCCGCCCATGGAGAAGTTCGTGCCACGGGCCGACTACGAACTGGCCCTGAACCGGGCCGCCACCGCCGAGGCGAAAATCGCCCAGGGCGAACGGGAAAAACTGGAGGGCGAGATCGACACCGCGATCAACCAGGCTGTGACGGACGGAAAAATCGCACCAGCGAGCAAGGAGTACTACACGGCCATGTGCCGCACCGAAGGCGGCCTGGAGCAGTTCCGGACCTTCATCGCTTCGGCGCCGAAGATCCTGGCCGACTCCGGCCTGGGTGGCAAGAAGCCCGGCGAAACGGTAACTGCGCTCAACGCCCAGGAAAAGGATATCTGCGCCAAGCTCGGCATCACAGAGGAAGAGTATCTCAAAACCACGCTCTGA
- a CDS encoding ClpX C4-type zinc finger protein: MSAQEEPDENIACSFCGKLPKDIEVMIAGGEQLAICNECITLCMAMLNNQEASDIPNPRFLGQKYRETNRKLRPITKLPEGWKIKETELYATEPYITGCSPDGKRYADFAIPKQLAWWIISNDKALDVDELRAEITKHLTYVVWQTLLKY, encoded by the coding sequence ATGAGCGCCCAGGAAGAACCTGATGAAAATATTGCCTGCAGTTTTTGCGGCAAGCTACCCAAGGATATTGAAGTCATGATTGCTGGTGGAGAGCAACTGGCCATCTGCAATGAGTGCATTACACTTTGCATGGCGATGCTCAACAACCAGGAAGCGTCTGACATTCCGAATCCCAGATTTCTTGGCCAAAAATATAGGGAAACAAACAGGAAGCTTCGGCCCATAACCAAACTGCCGGAAGGGTGGAAGATTAAAGAAACCGAGTTGTATGCCACCGAGCCCTATATTACCGGTTGTTCCCCTGACGGAAAACGTTATGCCGATTTTGCGATCCCCAAGCAGTTGGCTTGGTGGATCATCAGCAATGACAAAGCGTTGGATGTTGATGAATTGAGAGCGGAAATCACCAAGCATCTCACGTATGTTGTCTGGCAGACTTTGCTGAAATACTGA
- a CDS encoding phage virion morphogenesis protein yields the protein MIRFSLRIEDNEVMTALGRVLDLVEDPQQVMRGIAGIMADAAEDQFEAEGRPAWQQLAETTVARRTRQGTWPGRILQISSGGLAASVVTATGTTTAAIGSNKVYAAIQQLGGQAGRGHKVTIPARHYLVFGENEREEALDLLAGHVQRALRA from the coding sequence GTGATCCGGTTCAGCCTGCGAATTGAAGACAACGAAGTGATGACTGCCCTGGGCCGGGTGTTGGACCTGGTGGAAGATCCGCAGCAGGTGATGCGGGGTATTGCCGGGATCATGGCCGATGCGGCCGAGGACCAGTTCGAGGCCGAGGGCCGCCCTGCCTGGCAGCAACTGGCCGAGACCACCGTTGCCCGACGGACCAGACAGGGGACCTGGCCGGGCAGGATCCTCCAGATCAGCAGCGGCGGTTTGGCCGCGAGTGTGGTCACCGCCACCGGCACAACCACGGCGGCCATCGGCAGCAACAAGGTCTATGCCGCCATCCAGCAACTGGGCGGCCAGGCCGGACGCGGCCACAAGGTGACCATCCCGGCTCGGCATTATCTGGTGTTCGGCGAGAACGAACGCGAAGAGGCCCTGGACCTGTTGGCCGGGCATGTGCAGCGGGCCTTGCGGGCCTGA
- a CDS encoding TraR/DksA C4-type zinc finger protein — translation MDEVDYAQDRQEKELRRLITAQAYALPQGESAKTCLECGELIPEERRLAMRGCRFCLRCQEQLERWHKVRR, via the coding sequence ATGGATGAGGTCGACTACGCCCAGGACCGCCAGGAGAAGGAACTGCGGCGACTGATTACAGCCCAGGCCTATGCCTTACCCCAGGGCGAGTCGGCAAAGACCTGCCTGGAGTGCGGAGAATTGATCCCCGAGGAGAGACGGCTGGCCATGCGTGGCTGCCGGTTCTGCCTGCGATGCCAGGAGCAACTGGAACGCTGGCATAAGGTGCGGCGATGA
- a CDS encoding glycosyl hydrolase 108 family protein, whose amino-acid sequence MSFSNGFSITMKVEGGHAIVDGHETYMGIDRTKHPAWPGWRIIDEWLAHGEPLSIAPGLADMVRYFYQSEFWIPLQCDRIDAVSEEVAEELFEASVNCGSGNGVKFLQRALNALNSRGQLYPDLYVDGGMGPKTLAATLACIKKRPPRILVKCQNGEQYIHYKNWSKHEDFPGVFERT is encoded by the coding sequence ATGAGCTTTTCCAACGGATTTTCCATCACCATGAAGGTCGAGGGTGGTCATGCCATTGTCGATGGCCATGAGACCTATATGGGCATTGACCGTACCAAGCATCCCGCCTGGCCCGGCTGGCGGATCATCGACGAGTGGCTTGCCCATGGGGAACCGCTCTCCATTGCTCCGGGCCTGGCCGATATGGTGCGTTATTTCTACCAGTCCGAGTTCTGGATTCCGCTGCAGTGCGACCGGATCGATGCCGTGAGCGAGGAGGTGGCCGAGGAGCTGTTCGAGGCTTCGGTCAACTGCGGATCCGGTAACGGGGTCAAGTTTCTGCAGCGGGCACTCAATGCGCTGAACAGCCGGGGGCAACTGTATCCGGATCTGTATGTGGATGGTGGCATGGGGCCAAAGACCCTGGCTGCCACACTGGCCTGCATCAAGAAACGGCCGCCCCGGATCCTGGTGAAGTGCCAGAACGGCGAGCAGTACATCCATTACAAGAACTGGAGCAAACACGAGGATTTTCCCGGCGTGTTCGAGCGAACCTGA
- a CDS encoding integron integrase: MLPIPGEISAQFNEVLRKRAINQSLHIHYRKWLLYFFDFCKKYPPPEAKSEQVRLFVEKLKSKNQTPQQCTQAAHAISLFFESQKLRNGDCPAPSESKSVPPVLQVIRQPEEGIATSNTSDIIARPAKAAATIVEPFPFCNQPGGKRFNEWRCLEKTKSAAWDQSIERLAAEIKVRHYSRKTLKTYADWGRKFQRYLRDKPPEELTAIDVKNYLTYLAVESRVAASTQNQAFNALLFLFRHVLKKDFGDQRDVPRAKKSKYIPVVLSRREIDAILQHLEYPFDVIINLLYGCGLRLFECVSLRIQNFNFETGILTVHGKGDKDRTIPLPQILIPKLKAQLDFVSELHEKDLAAGYAGVFLVDSLEKKYPAAAKEFIWQWFFPQQGLTLVAGSNERRRYHLHDSHVQNALKRAVRKAKITKRVRSHTFRHSFATHLLQANYDIRTIQTMLGHADVRTTMIYTHCIPSLTAKEAKSPLDF; the protein is encoded by the coding sequence ATGCTGCCAATCCCAGGTGAGATTTCAGCTCAGTTCAACGAAGTTTTAAGAAAACGAGCAATCAACCAATCTTTACACATTCATTACCGGAAATGGCTTCTCTATTTTTTTGACTTCTGCAAAAAATATCCACCCCCTGAAGCAAAATCCGAGCAGGTGCGCTTATTTGTCGAAAAACTGAAATCTAAAAATCAAACTCCGCAACAATGCACTCAGGCCGCCCACGCGATTTCTCTATTTTTCGAATCACAAAAGCTGAGAAATGGTGATTGTCCCGCGCCTTCCGAGTCAAAGTCAGTTCCACCAGTTCTTCAAGTAATCCGGCAACCCGAGGAAGGCATTGCCACTAGCAATACCAGCGACATCATCGCTCGCCCTGCGAAAGCTGCGGCGACCATTGTCGAACCATTCCCATTTTGCAACCAACCAGGTGGCAAGCGTTTTAACGAATGGCGTTGTCTTGAAAAAACGAAATCAGCGGCATGGGACCAAAGTATCGAAAGACTCGCTGCAGAAATCAAGGTCAGGCACTATTCAAGAAAAACGCTGAAGACATATGCCGACTGGGGGCGGAAATTTCAACGCTATCTTCGCGATAAGCCCCCGGAGGAACTTACTGCCATTGATGTAAAGAACTACCTCACCTACCTGGCTGTTGAAAGCAGAGTTGCCGCATCAACCCAGAACCAGGCTTTTAACGCATTATTGTTCCTTTTTCGTCATGTTCTAAAGAAAGATTTTGGGGATCAGCGCGATGTGCCACGCGCAAAAAAATCGAAGTATATTCCTGTCGTGCTCTCTCGCAGGGAAATTGACGCGATATTGCAACATCTTGAATATCCTTTTGATGTTATTATTAATCTTCTCTATGGATGCGGCCTTCGTCTCTTCGAGTGCGTCAGCCTCAGAATACAAAATTTCAATTTTGAGACTGGAATTCTGACCGTACATGGCAAAGGAGACAAGGACAGAACCATTCCCCTTCCTCAGATACTCATTCCAAAATTAAAAGCGCAATTGGATTTCGTGAGTGAACTTCACGAGAAAGATTTAGCAGCGGGGTATGCGGGAGTATTTCTCGTTGATTCACTCGAAAAGAAATATCCGGCCGCCGCCAAGGAATTTATTTGGCAATGGTTTTTTCCGCAACAGGGGCTCACGCTGGTTGCTGGCTCGAATGAACGTAGGCGGTATCATCTCCACGATTCACATGTCCAGAATGCTCTGAAAAGAGCGGTGCGAAAAGCAAAAATTACCAAGCGCGTAAGATCGCATACGTTTAGACATAGTTTTGCCACCCACCTCTTACAGGCTAATTATGATATCCGTACAATTCAAACTATGCTTGGTCACGCCGATGTAAGGACGACCATGATATATACGCATTGCATACCGAGTCTTACGGCAAAAGAAGCGAAAAGCCCGCTTGATTTTTAA
- a CDS encoding Mu-like prophage major head subunit gpT family protein gives MIINASNIAGATRGFKATFQRGFDSVAPMYGQVATTVPSSTLIEDYGWLGQIPGMREWIGDRMIHNLSQHNYSIRNKSFELTVGVDRDRFEDDQYGIFSPMMESLGYEARIHPDKLVFALLALGFATLCYDGQYFFDTDHPVLDKDGNTTSVSNVQSGSGNPWFLLDTRRPLKPIIFQDRKKPQFVLLNRETDENVFMSKKFLYGADSRCNVGFGFWQMAFGSQAELGATNFEAAYDAMGAFKKDGGEPLGISPNLLVVGPSNYSKAKKIIEAQLINGGDSNTNYKAVDLLKVPWLA, from the coding sequence ATGATTATCAACGCATCCAATATCGCCGGCGCCACCCGTGGCTTCAAGGCGACCTTTCAGCGCGGCTTTGATTCCGTGGCGCCGATGTACGGCCAGGTTGCCACCACCGTGCCTTCTTCGACTCTGATCGAAGATTACGGTTGGCTTGGCCAGATTCCCGGTATGCGGGAATGGATAGGCGACCGCATGATCCATAACCTCAGCCAGCACAATTACTCCATCCGCAACAAGAGCTTCGAGCTGACCGTGGGGGTGGACCGGGACCGGTTCGAGGACGACCAGTACGGCATCTTTAGCCCGATGATGGAGTCCCTGGGCTACGAGGCCCGCATTCATCCGGATAAGCTGGTCTTTGCCCTGCTGGCACTCGGCTTTGCCACCCTGTGCTACGATGGCCAGTATTTTTTCGATACCGATCATCCGGTGCTCGACAAGGATGGCAACACCACCTCGGTGTCCAACGTGCAGTCCGGATCCGGCAACCCCTGGTTCCTGCTCGATACCCGCCGGCCGCTCAAGCCGATCATCTTCCAGGACCGGAAAAAACCACAGTTCGTGCTGCTCAACCGGGAGACCGACGAAAATGTCTTCATGAGCAAGAAGTTCCTCTACGGTGCCGATTCCCGCTGCAACGTCGGCTTCGGCTTCTGGCAGATGGCCTTTGGCTCCCAGGCGGAACTGGGCGCCACCAACTTCGAGGCGGCCTATGATGCCATGGGGGCCTTTAAAAAAGACGGCGGAGAGCCCCTGGGCATTTCGCCCAACCTGCTGGTGGTCGGCCCGTCCAATTACAGCAAGGCCAAGAAGATTATCGAGGCCCAGTTGATCAACGGCGGCGATTCCAACACCAACTACAAGGCGGTCGACCTGCTCAAGGTGCCCTGGCTGGCCTGA
- a CDS encoding DUF935 domain-containing protein — translation MLYDYLGRPVKTKELTREQAAPTLTGIRSIWNETMASGLTPQRLASLLMAAADGDHHAYLTLAEEMEERDLHYAAELGKRKLAVSRLPVTVESATDSARDKALAEAVRTLIKGTGFRALLKDLLDAIGKGFSVVEIIWSTGSQWKPQRYEWRDPRFFQFDQVARREIRLRDEQDSFNGLELAPYKFLTHIHHGKSGIPIRGGIARLATWAFMCKGYTLKDWLAFAEVFGMPLRLGKYGSSAKDEEIRILKMAVANLGTDAAAVFPDSMQVELIEAGNKGGSADFFERLANYLDNQISKGILGQTASSSGTPGKLGNEELQAEVRDDIRDDDAEALEETINRDLVRPFIDLNFGPQAQYPEIQIRAIPPEDVAALVSAVEKLVPLGLRVEQSVMRDKLGLPDPDPQAKPEDLLMVQKSDSSWRYEKEEQSTQTARNAEQSQADEQLAIDTLATSITDATLQQQADAVLGGLLEQITAGADYAEVMAWLAEAEPNMDTKAMEGMLGRALFIAETWGRINGGRD, via the coding sequence ATGTTGTACGATTATCTGGGCCGACCGGTCAAAACCAAAGAACTGACCCGTGAACAGGCAGCGCCCACTCTGACCGGGATCCGCTCCATCTGGAATGAGACCATGGCCAGCGGCCTGACCCCGCAGCGCCTGGCCTCACTATTGATGGCGGCTGCCGATGGCGATCACCATGCCTATCTGACCCTGGCCGAGGAGATGGAGGAACGCGATCTCCACTATGCAGCCGAGCTGGGCAAGCGCAAGCTGGCCGTGTCCCGCCTGCCGGTCACGGTGGAGAGCGCCACCGACTCTGCCCGCGACAAGGCATTGGCTGAGGCTGTACGGACACTGATCAAGGGTACCGGTTTCCGTGCCCTGCTCAAGGATCTCTTGGATGCCATCGGCAAGGGCTTTTCAGTCGTGGAGATCATCTGGAGTACGGGCAGCCAATGGAAGCCCCAGCGCTACGAGTGGCGGGATCCCCGCTTTTTCCAGTTCGACCAAGTGGCCCGGCGGGAGATCCGGCTACGGGATGAACAGGATTCGTTCAACGGCCTGGAGCTGGCCCCCTACAAGTTTCTCACCCATATCCACCACGGCAAGTCGGGCATCCCCATCCGGGGCGGCATAGCCCGCCTGGCGACCTGGGCCTTCATGTGCAAGGGCTACACCCTCAAGGACTGGCTGGCCTTTGCCGAGGTCTTCGGCATGCCGCTGCGGTTGGGCAAGTATGGTTCCTCGGCCAAGGATGAGGAGATCCGCATCCTCAAGATGGCAGTGGCCAACCTGGGCACCGATGCGGCGGCGGTATTCCCGGACTCGATGCAGGTGGAACTGATCGAGGCGGGCAACAAGGGCGGCTCGGCCGACTTCTTCGAGCGACTGGCCAACTATCTCGACAACCAGATCAGCAAGGGCATCCTCGGCCAAACGGCCTCAAGCTCCGGAACGCCGGGCAAGCTGGGAAACGAGGAGTTGCAGGCCGAGGTACGCGATGACATCCGCGACGATGATGCCGAGGCACTGGAAGAGACCATCAACCGCGACCTGGTGCGGCCGTTCATTGATCTCAACTTCGGGCCGCAGGCGCAGTACCCGGAGATCCAGATCCGGGCCATCCCGCCGGAGGATGTGGCAGCCCTGGTCTCGGCGGTGGAGAAGCTGGTGCCGCTGGGCCTGCGGGTGGAGCAATCGGTGATGCGCGATAAACTCGGCCTGCCGGATCCGGATCCCCAGGCCAAGCCGGAAGATCTGCTGATGGTCCAAAAATCTGATTCAAGTTGGCGCTACGAGAAGGAAGAGCAGTCAACGCAGACGGCTCGCAATGCCGAGCAATCCCAGGCGGACGAACAGTTGGCCATTGATACCCTGGCGACCTCGATCACGGATGCGACCCTGCAGCAACAGGCGGATGCCGTTCTCGGCGGATTGCTTGAGCAGATCACCGCCGGTGCCGACTACGCTGAGGTGATGGCCTGGCTGGCCGAGGCCGAACCGAATATGGACACCAAGGCCATGGAGGGGATGCTTGGCCGGGCCTTGTTCATTGCCGAGACCTGGGGGCGGATCAATGGCGGACGGGATTGA